In one window of Calditrichota bacterium DNA:
- a CDS encoding M1 family metallopeptidase — MKKLGPNQKINSLLFVFIVAFFLLPQNGRAFHRDYDILHIKLKFSFNLKQKSFSAVENLQLVPLIDNFRVLKLHAREMEIKSIAFADGQKLTFKYDSSKLSISLPEEFSQEDTLNLVIRYSSVPKKGVYFMSVRTKKFASLQIYSHSEPEDARYWIPCYDAPEEKVTSEIIATVPDSFFVLSNGKLIKKSHDRHSGTRTFHWLQDKPHSIYLISFVAGKYAEIRDSAGKTPLYYYVYPHQRALAKFSFAKTPKMIRFFEKTFRYPFPWDKYAQIVVHKYPAGGMEHTTATTLTDRTIHDARAHLDRNSDALVSHELSHQWFGDLVTTKDWRNLWLNEGFATYAEILFREFDKGKDEADYALYHDLQFYLDMADEKFPHPIVYDGYLSPDDMFDFIEYQKAGLVLHQLRRIIGDSLFFASLHQFLHDFAFKNVVTANFQCTVEKITHQNLDWFFRQWLYRGGHPKLKVLREYRPAEKKLYLFVEQTQQDSTGVIPLAFRLPTEVEVIGENYSRTEKILIQSRRDTFVIPFPERPLAIRFDKANYLLEDLQMLQSEDEWLYLAEHDPTVPGRLRALDELADDVMDTTKVVAALEKIARCDPFHGVREAAIYDLQDLSSPTTPEVLAQVCKDKNSGVRRAAVGALGSYYDKKYNPLFRKIAESDSSYQVVEAAVFALSNVEDDSTFDFVSRFVDMDSDNDKVRMAAFYVLDFIDDERSLPIAMRFASDTTNSPYIRSLALGLFREVGIGKPEAESFLLNMLAEKNKIVLKKTIGVLGAFKDERVLVALEELKKKKLSDDVENKIDFSIRRIRSALKRK, encoded by the coding sequence ATGAAGAAACTGGGTCCGAATCAAAAAATCAACTCCCTCCTGTTTGTTTTCATTGTTGCATTTTTCCTCTTGCCGCAAAATGGCCGGGCATTCCATAGAGATTACGATATTCTTCACATCAAACTCAAATTTTCTTTTAATTTAAAACAGAAATCATTTTCCGCTGTTGAAAATTTGCAACTTGTGCCTTTAATCGATAATTTCAGGGTGCTGAAACTACACGCCCGGGAAATGGAAATCAAAAGCATCGCTTTCGCAGATGGGCAAAAATTGACTTTCAAATACGATTCTTCAAAATTATCGATCTCGCTGCCGGAAGAATTTTCCCAAGAAGACACGCTGAATTTGGTTATTCGCTATTCTTCCGTTCCGAAAAAAGGCGTCTATTTCATGTCCGTGCGCACTAAAAAATTTGCCTCGCTGCAAATCTATTCCCATTCCGAACCTGAAGACGCGCGCTACTGGATTCCCTGTTACGACGCGCCAGAAGAAAAAGTCACCAGCGAAATCATTGCCACTGTGCCCGATTCCTTTTTTGTGCTGTCCAACGGCAAACTGATCAAAAAATCCCACGACCGTCATTCAGGCACACGCACATTTCACTGGCTGCAAGACAAACCGCATTCGATTTATCTAATCTCATTCGTCGCCGGAAAATATGCGGAAATCCGCGACAGCGCCGGCAAGACGCCGCTCTATTATTACGTTTATCCGCATCAGCGCGCGTTGGCAAAATTTTCCTTTGCTAAAACGCCGAAGATGATTCGATTTTTTGAAAAAACTTTCCGCTATCCTTTTCCGTGGGATAAATACGCACAAATTGTGGTGCACAAATATCCGGCGGGCGGCATGGAGCACACGACGGCCACCACGCTGACGGATCGCACCATTCACGATGCGCGCGCCCATTTGGACAGAAACAGCGACGCGCTCGTTTCGCACGAACTGTCGCACCAGTGGTTCGGCGATCTGGTCACCACCAAAGATTGGCGCAATTTGTGGCTGAACGAGGGCTTTGCCACCTACGCGGAAATTCTTTTTCGGGAATTTGACAAAGGAAAAGACGAAGCAGATTACGCGCTGTACCACGATTTGCAATTTTATCTGGACATGGCCGACGAAAAATTTCCTCATCCGATTGTGTACGACGGCTATCTCTCGCCGGACGACATGTTTGATTTCATCGAATATCAAAAAGCAGGACTGGTGCTGCATCAGCTTCGGCGCATCATCGGGGATTCTCTGTTTTTTGCCAGCTTGCATCAATTCTTGCATGATTTTGCCTTTAAAAATGTTGTTACAGCGAATTTTCAGTGCACCGTGGAAAAAATCACCCATCAAAATTTGGATTGGTTCTTCCGGCAATGGCTCTATCGCGGCGGGCATCCGAAATTGAAAGTGTTACGGGAATACCGTCCTGCCGAAAAAAAACTTTACCTTTTTGTGGAGCAAACCCAGCAAGATTCGACCGGAGTAATTCCACTGGCATTTCGTCTGCCGACGGAAGTGGAAGTCATCGGAGAAAATTATTCCCGGACAGAGAAGATTCTTATTCAATCGCGCCGGGACACTTTTGTCATTCCCTTTCCCGAACGTCCGCTGGCGATTCGGTTCGACAAAGCAAATTATTTGCTCGAAGACCTGCAAATGCTCCAATCCGAGGATGAGTGGCTTTATCTGGCGGAACACGATCCGACCGTCCCCGGCAGACTCCGCGCTCTGGACGAACTTGCGGACGACGTGATGGACACAACGAAAGTTGTCGCAGCGCTGGAAAAAATTGCTCGCTGCGATCCATTTCACGGCGTGCGTGAAGCGGCGATTTATGATTTACAAGACCTGTCCTCTCCGACCACGCCCGAGGTCCTCGCCCAAGTGTGCAAAGACAAAAATTCCGGTGTGCGGCGCGCCGCCGTCGGTGCGCTCGGCAGCTATTACGACAAAAAATACAATCCGCTTTTCCGCAAAATCGCCGAAAGCGACTCCAGCTATCAGGTAGTCGAAGCCGCAGTTTTTGCCCTGTCGAATGTCGAAGACGACTCCACGTTCGATTTTGTCAGCCGCTTTGTTGACATGGATTCTGACAACGACAAAGTTCGCATGGCGGCATTTTACGTGCTCGATTTTATTGATGATGAGCGGTCTCTTCCCATTGCCATGCGCTTCGCCAGCGACACCACAAATTCGCCTTACATTCGCTCTCTGGCGCTGGGCCTGTTTCGCGAGGTCGGAATTGGCAAGCCTGAGGCGGAATCTTTTTTACTCAACATGCTCGCTGAAAAGAATAAAATAGTGTTAAAGAAAACAATTGGTGTATTGGGGGCATTCAAAGATGAACGAGTATTGGTAGCATTGGAAGAATTGAAAAAGAAAAAATTATCCGACGACGTGGAGAATAAAATCGATTTTTCCATTCGGCGCATTCGGTCGGCGTTGAAGAGAAAATGA
- a CDS encoding sensor domain-containing diguanylate cyclase, protein MAETFEHIKSQLQELEVKSPEIQELTQSLNQRMLELYSLYQIGLALSATLDLDEIFKLFQKIFQQTLKVDGFGIFLIDNAISTLELHTSFGIPANCDKAKTSFKFGEDAFGEALMYEKTIYIPDISKQKRYRFFRDGTTSGAFLVIPLFLRKNHPVGIISLYRRAAGAFTENEISLFKKISEEIAKVIDKTLLFRETKELSITDELTGLYNRRYFNERFDREVQRAKRYKRPLAVLMIDIDYFKNFNDVNGHLMGDEILKRVAHTLDSNIRKADLLARYGGEEFVVVLPEIDKNHALQVAEKLRATIDRKRFPKQENQPGKNLTISVGVAAFPGDSTDARELVDLADRALYKAKAAGRNQVVAFNSSLENHQYYYTKVPDINS, encoded by the coding sequence ATGGCCGAGACCTTTGAGCACATAAAAAGCCAACTGCAGGAGCTTGAAGTAAAATCCCCGGAAATCCAGGAACTCACACAGTCGTTGAATCAACGAATGTTAGAGCTGTACTCGCTCTATCAGATCGGATTAGCGCTGAGCGCCACGCTGGATTTGGACGAAATTTTTAAACTTTTCCAAAAAATATTTCAACAGACGCTAAAAGTCGACGGATTTGGCATTTTTTTGATCGATAATGCCATTTCTACGCTTGAATTGCATACTTCTTTCGGCATCCCCGCCAACTGCGACAAAGCCAAGACTTCGTTTAAATTCGGCGAAGACGCGTTCGGCGAAGCGTTGATGTACGAAAAGACGATTTACATTCCGGATATTAGCAAACAAAAAAGATACCGCTTTTTCCGAGACGGCACAACGTCGGGGGCGTTTCTCGTGATTCCATTATTTTTGCGAAAAAATCATCCGGTGGGCATTATCAGCCTCTATCGCCGAGCAGCCGGCGCCTTCACTGAAAATGAAATTTCGCTGTTCAAAAAAATCAGCGAGGAGATTGCCAAGGTCATTGACAAGACATTGCTGTTTCGGGAAACGAAAGAACTTTCCATCACCGACGAGTTGACAGGCCTGTACAATCGCCGCTATTTCAACGAGCGATTTGATCGCGAAGTGCAGCGCGCCAAGCGATACAAGCGGCCTCTGGCCGTGTTGATGATCGACATCGACTATTTCAAAAACTTCAACGACGTCAACGGACATCTCATGGGCGACGAAATTTTGAAACGAGTGGCGCACACGCTGGATTCAAATATTCGTAAAGCAGATTTATTGGCGCGCTACGGCGGCGAGGAATTCGTCGTCGTTCTGCCGGAAATTGACAAAAATCACGCGCTGCAAGTCGCTGAGAAATTGCGCGCCACAATCGATCGCAAACGGTTTCCCAAACAAGAGAACCAGCCGGGTAAAAATCTCACCATTTCCGTGGGCGTGGCAGCCTTTCCCGGCGATTCCACGGATGCGCGAGAATTGGTCGATCTTGCGGATCGGGCATTGTACAAAGCAAAAGCCGCAGGTCGCAATCAGGTGGTAGCGTTCAATTCCTCGCTGGAAAATCACCAATACTATTACACAAAAGTTCCGGACATCAATTCATGA